One Chlamydiales bacterium genomic window, CTATCTATTTGATCAAAACTTGATATATGAACAATAAGAGGATTATCTTGTGGGCGCTTTTTTATCTCAAAAATTCTTTGGATAGCTTTAGGAGAAAATAGGCGAGCTCCAAGTCCATAGACAGTTTCTGTTGGAAAAGCAACAAGTTGATCTTCTAGCAATAAAGCAGCTGCTTGTTTAATGAATTCAATAGACAAAATATAGAAATATAGTAAATTAACAACAGTGGTTATTAGATTAACAAATCTCTCATTTTTTCTTAAGAAGAAGAGAGAATTCTTCTATCTTTTGGGATAAAATTACAATAAATATATCTAAAGTCTATGGGAAAAAAAACTAAAAAAATATGGTTTAAACATCTTTATTATGGAATCATTCAAGCAGAAAATTTTCTTGGTCATTTGTTATTGTTTATTATCCGCTTCTACTGGGGCGGTTTACTAACATTAATGGGATTTGGAAAATTCACAAATCCTGTGATATTTGCAGATTTTCTTAGTTTATTTTCTATTCCAGCTCCTCTATTTATTGCTTATCTTATTGCAAGTTTCGAGATCATTGGAGGAATTTCTTTATTTATTGGTTGCTTTAGTCGAATTTCTGCTATTTTTATGATCTTTCTCTTTATTGGAATATATCTTGTTGCCTATCAAGAGGCCCTAATGACAATCTTTTCTAATCCAAGCCTTTTTATTCACGAAGAACCATTCCTTTATCTTTATTCTACACTAATTATATGCTGTTTTGGCCCTGGCTTTATTTCGATCGATTATTGGATCGAAAAAAAGCCAGGAAAGATAAAATCAATCAATCAATCCTAAGTCTTTTAAATTTTAATTATTGAATATCTTCAGAAATTCACTTCTCCATTTCTTTGTCCGTTCAATTTTTGCTGTTCTGGATTTACTAAATTGAATGACTCAATAAAATGCATGCAATCATTCTTTACATCAATAGTGTTTTTATAAACAGTAAATACTTGATAAAGAGTATTGTGCACTAAAATTAGCATGCCTTGAAAATACACGTCTTCATTTTCTACTAAAAACTCAAGTGATTTATACCCCTGCAGTTCTGACATTTTTATATTAAGTATTTCAGAGCCAGGAAGAGCTGAGAGCATTCCAGTAAACCCATCTTGCAAATTCACTTCAGGCTTTGACATATCGACTTGAACCGGATAGTGCCAAACAGAAATGACATAAACAATATTTTCGTTTGGCTCACTTAGATAAGTATCATAGCTAATTTTCAAATCAGTATTTGGAACATCGATTGTTTGTTCAACATGTTCAGGTTTTTTCGGTAAATTAACCGAAAAACCATCTTTTTTTGAATCAAACTTTACCCACTCTTCCTTTAAAGATTCATTTTTGAGATCATTAATTGGAATTAGATGAGCTCCTTGAAGAGGAGATGAAAAAAATAATCCAAGCACAAATATAGCTAATAACAACTTGTTTAAAAAAATACTCATATTAATCCTTAGAATATGATTTTTATTATATAAATAATTCTACTTTAAAAAGTTTTTTAAAAAAATACTTTTATTAAAAATAAAAACTCTTCTCCTTGCGATGAATAATATTTTTATATAAAATACTTTCTTCACAAAAAAAAGGAAGTATATGACTAGTAATCAAGTAGTTGGAATAATTCCTGCACGATGGAATAGTACTCGATTTCCAGGCAAACCTCTGATTGATATTTTAGGAAAATCTTTAATTAAAAGAACTTATGAAAAGGCGTTAAAAAGTAGTCGACTTAACAGTTTGCTTGTAGCCACTGATGATCATAGAATTTATGACCATGTAAAAGATTTTGGAGGGAATGTCTGTATGACTTCTATATCTTGTCCTACAGGGACGGATAGAGTAAGCGAAGCTATTAAAATATCTCAGTCTAATCCTTCCATTGTTGTAAGCATTCAAGGAGATGAGCCTTGTTTCGATCCTACAACTATTGATACTCTTATCGAACAAATGCAAAAAACTGATGATGCTGTGGTAACTACGCCAGTTACGAAAATTACTAATCCGCATGACATCTTGAATTCAGGAATAGTGAAATGTGTGTTTGACTACTTAAATCGAGCACTTTATTTTAGTCGAGCACCAATTCCTTTCTCAGTAAAATCGAGAACAGTCGATAACTATTATCGTCATATTGGGATTTATTGTTTTAGAGGCTCTTTTCTAGAGCACTATGTGAAGATAAAAAATTCTCGTCTTCAAAACATTGAGGATTTAGAGCAACTAAAAATTCTTGAAATGGGACACCAAATTTATGTTTCAATAGTTAAAGACCAGGGAATTGGAGTTGATACCCCGAAAGACTTAAAAAGGATTAAAGAAATTTTATGCGCAAATATATCTTTATAACAGGTGGTGTTGTTTCCTCTTTAGGGAAAGGTTTAACACTGGCTTCAATTGCTATGCTTTTAGAGAAAAAAGGTCTTCAAATTGCTATGCTTAAACTAGACCCCTATCTTAATGTTGACCCAGGCACCATGAATCCTTTTGAGCATGGTGAAGTCTATGTCACAGATGATGGGACGGAAGCTGATCTTGATTTGGGCCACTACTACCGTTATACTAATGCTTTACTTTCACGTGATTCGACTGCAACCACCGGGCAGATTTATGACACAGTGATCAAACAAGAAAGACAGGGGGACTATCTTGGTAGAACAGTTCAAGTGATTCCTCATATTACAGAAGAAATCAAAAAACGTATTAAAAATTGCGGACAAGTCGCTGGTGCTCAAGTTGTACTTATAGAAATTGGAGGCACAGTTGGAGATATTGAATCTCTGCCTTTTCTAGAAGCAATAAGACAATTTCGGTATGATTATCAAAATGATTGTCTTAATATTCATATGACTTATGTCCCCTATCTTAAAGCAGCTGGAGAAGTAAAAACTAAACCAACTCAACATTCAGTTCAAACACTCCGTGGTATTGGAATTTTACCGGATCTTATTCTCTGTCGTTGTGAAAATCCACTTTCATCCGAAATTAAAGAAAAAATCAGTTTGTTCTGTAATATTCCTTATGGAGCAGTTTTTGACGAAGTAGATGTAAAAAACACTATCTATGAAGTTCCTATTATGCTTCATAAACAAGGAGTTACAGAAATTATATGTCGGAAGCTAAACTTAGAATCCCCTAAAATCGATCTTTGTGATTGGGAAAAAATTATTAAAAAAGTCAAAAAAACAAAAGAAACTCTCACTGTAGGCATCGTTGGTAAATATTTACAGCATCAAGATGCCTATAAATCTCTTTTTGAAGCACTTCATCATGCAGCAATCGCAGTGGAATATAATTTAAAAATCCAAACAATTGAAGCAGATAGAATTACTGAATTTGAAGGATGTGATGGTTATCTTGTCCCTGGTGGGTTTGGTCCGAGGGGTTGGGAAGGAAAAATCTTGGCTGCAAAATACTGTCGAGAGAAAAACATTCCCTTTTTTGGAATTTGTTTTGGTATGCAAGTTCTTGTTGTTGAATTTGCTCGTCATGTTCTTGGGTTAATTGAAGCAAATTCAGTTGAAATAGACCCCTTGACAAAAGATCCTATTATTTCTCTATTAAATGAACAGAAGACTAAAGACCATTTAGGAGGGACGATGCGTTTGGGATCCTACCCATGCTCTCTTAAAGAAGGATCAAAAACCTATCAGGCTTATGGAGAAAAAAAAATCTTCGAAAGACATCGTCATCGTTATGAATTTAATAATCAGTATAAAAACCTAGCGGAAAAACATGGTCTACTTGTTTCTGGAATTTTTGAAAAAGAAAATCTTTGCGAAGCTGTTGAAATTCAAAATCACCCATGGATGATTGGTGTTCAATTTCATCCAGAATTCAAATCTCGACCAACAAAACCTCATCCTTTATTTCTAGATTTTATGAAATCAATGATTAAGTATCATGAAAAAACGCATAGTAAGCATTGACTATGGCCTCAAACGCATTGGATTAGCAATTTCAGATGAAAATCAAATTATTGCTATGCCAATTGGCCTGATTCTCGCGACTAGTGATATTAGAGAAACCATTGATAGGATCTTAGAAAAATTGAAGAGCTATGAAATCGAAAAATTTTTAGTTGGTTACCCCCTTCATCTCAATGGTAAAAGTAGCACCTTAACTGATCAAGTGAATCTTTTTATCGTTTTACTTAAAGAAGTAGTTAATTCTCCGGTTACCAGAATAGATGAGCGCTTATCAACTCTACAGGCAGAGCGTTTGATGAAAGACAGAGGGATGAGTCGGAAAAAAAGAGTCAAAATCATAGATGCCATGTCTGCTGCTGTCTTACTTCAAAGTCATCTGGGGTATTAGTAAGAACAATTTTTTCATTTATATCTATATTGATATATAGCTTTACTCTTTATATAATTGGTTAAGCGATCAAAATCAATGACGAGGAAAGTGAATTCTTTCTTTTCTTTCAAAAAGAAAAATAAATAAAAAGATCTGTTTTTAGTATGGATTATTTTTATTAGTTTAAATTTCTTATTCAATTAGGTTGCTCATATCAAAAAATAAAGAGCTTTTAAGGGTTGAATAAAAAAATATTATATTTAAATGCATTTTTTTTTATATGGTGATGAATAGTAAACGAAAAAGATTTTATCACTATCATCATTAGGGATTTCTAGGTAATTATGGCAAAAGATTCTTCAATTATTTCACAAACGAGACCTCTCTTATTTAATCAAAATAAAGAGTTAATATTTACAAATCCTTTATTATCAGAAACAAAATCTGAAAGGATTATTGATCCCTGTATTATAGTGATTTTTGGTGCAACGGGTGATTTAACAGCTCGCAAACTTTTCCCTGCCCTTTATAATCTTAAAAGAGAAGGACAACTTCCTATGCACTTTGCATGTGTAGGTTTTGCTAGAAGAAAAAAGAGCAACGAAACATTTCGTAAAGAGATGCACGATGCAGTAAGCCAATTCTCACGTGTCAAACCATTGGATGAAGACCTGTGGTCTTCATTTATGAATCAGATTTTTTATCTTACATCTAATTTTGACGAAGAGGCTGGATACGAATCATTAAGTCAACTACTTCTGCATCTTGATAAAAAATTAGGAACACAAGGAAATCGTGTTTTTTATCTCTCTACTCAACCAAGTTTTTTTCCAAAAATCATTAAAAATTTGAGCCTCCATCGCTTAATTTATGATTCTAATAAAGAAAAGGAAAAGTTCTCTCGCGTCATTATTGAAAAACCATTTGGTCATGACTATAAATCAGGTATTGCACTTCAAGAGTTTATTCTAAACCATTTAGTAGAAGATCAAATCTATCGTATTGATCATTATCTTGGAAAAGAAACTGTACAAAATATCCTAGTGTTTCGATTTGCTAATTCTATTTTCGAAGCTCTTTGGAATAATCATTATATTGATCATGTTCAAATTACCGTCGCTGAAGAAATTGGAATTGGATCGCGTGGAGCATTTTATGAAGAAGCGGGAATTTTAAGAGATATTGTACAAAACCATCTCATGCAGTTAATTTGTTTAACAGCAATGGAACCTCCTGCTGTTCTCAGTACAGAAGCAATTAGAGATGAAAAAGTAAAAATATTGAAGGCTCTACGTCCTATTGACATGAATAATTTTAACAACTATGTCGTTCGTGGACAATATGGGTCAGGTTATATCAATGGTATTTGTGCTCCAGGATACCGCGAAGAAAATAATGTCAGTCCTAAATCTCATATTGAAACTTATGTGGCTTTGAAACTTTATATCGATAATTGGCGATGGGGAGGAGTGCCTTTTTACCTAAGAGCAGGAAAAAGATTACCAAAACGTACAACTGAAATTGCTGTGAATTTTAAAAAGGTACCAAGAATTCTTTTCTCACAGGAAGGATCAATAAATACTAATAATGTCTTAATTATTCGTATTCAGCCTAATGAAGGAATTGCTCTTAGGATAAATTGCAAAGTGCCTGGACCAAGCAGCCCAATTCAACCAGTAAAAATGGATTTTCGCTACGGCTCTTATTTTGGTTTAACCCCTCCTGAAGCATACGAACGCTTGATTTGTGACTGTATGCTAGGAGATGGTACCCTTTTTGCAAGGGGAGATGAAGTCCTTACGTCATGGAAATGGATCACTCCTATACTTGAAAGATGGAGCGAAAATCCACCGACAGATTTTCCAAATTATCCATCAGGATCTTGGGGGCCAAAAGAATCTGATGAGATGATGACACATGATGGTCATAGGTGGAGATTGATCTAATATGGTAGTGAGCAAAAATCCAATTGAGCTTACCGATATCAATCAAGAACTCAATCAACTTTGGGATAAGGAACAAGGTAAAAATACCACTCGTGCCTCATTATTTACCTTAATTGTCTATGTTTCAAAAAATACAAAATTAAATTCTTCTGAGACTTTAATTAAATCTGTAATTAGTAAATTTCCTTGTCGTATTATCCTAGTCATAAGAAGTGATGATCAAAAAGAAACCTATCTACGTACAAGCATTGCTTCAGAAACAGTCAGTCAAGGTGAATTTCAAATTTTTTGTGAAATCATTAAGATTGAAGTTGCTGGGCCTTTAATAGAAAGGGTGGCTTTTATTATTACTCCACAGATTCTTCCTGATTTGCCTGTTTATCTTTTATGGAGATACAACCCAGCCATAGAAAATCTCATCCTTCCTGCTCTAGAACGGATTGCTGATCGAATTATATTTGATCCTGAATCAACTTATCATCTGCAAAGATATGCTCAAGTAGTCTCATCTTTTTTAAACCAATTTCATTGTAGAATCGGTGATCTCAAATGGAGTAAAATTTCAGGTTGGCGACATCTTTTTGTACAAGTTTTTGATCACTCAGATGCTTTAAAAAAGCTTTTAGAAAGTAAAGTTATTCAGATTTTTTATAATAAAAAAAAATCTGAATATCAAGAACATACGGAAATCGAAGCCGCCTATTTACAAGCCTGGATAGCCACAAGGCTTAACTGGAAATTTCAAGCAATTGAAATAAAAAAGAATCAAATTTACCTTACTTATTTTAATCAGGGAAAGATAGTCACAATCATCATGATTCCTGAGTATCTTCCTGTACTTGCTCCTGGAATGATTACTAAAATTGAGATAGAATCTGTAAAGAATCAATCTCGTTATATCTTTAAACATCATCCTGAGACTCGCCAAGTTTTTATCGAATATGCTGATCAAAACTACTGTGATATTCCTATTTGTATGTATCTTCCAGAAGTTTCTGAAGGTCAAGAAATTATTGAAGAAATTTTTCATCCTTCAGTAGATTTTCACTACTACGAAATCCTGCAGCTTTTACAATCAATTTCTTGGGAAAGTTAATATGAAAAAAAACATTGTATGCGATGAACGCCGCTTGATTCAGATTCCTGGAAACTACGATCAAACCATTCTCTTTGCTGTAGATAAATGGATTGAATATGCAAACGAATCAATTAAAGATCATAATTTTTTCTCTGTTGCGCTATCAGGAGGAACAACTCCAAAAGCAATCTTTCAAAAGCTTGTAAACCAAGCTCATCTTATTGACTGGTCAAAAATTTATGTTTTTTGGAGTGATGAACGTAGTGTATTACCCTGTCATCCTGAAAGCAATTACCGAATGGCAATGGAAGAAAGTGGATTGGAAAAATTACCTATTCCTAAAAATCAAATATATAGAATGGTGGCTGAATCTGATATTGAAAGAAATGCGACTAATTATGAAAAGATCATTCAAAGAGTACTTGGAACGCATCCATTTGATCTGATTATGCTTGGACTAGGAGATGATGGACATACAGCTTCACTTTTTCCAAATACTCAAGGTTTAATAGCTAAAGACCAACTGATCGTGGCAAATTACATTCCACAAAAAAATACGTGGAGAATGACCATGACATATAAATGTATTAATAGCGCACGCCATACTTGTATGTATGTTTTAGGATCAAAAAAAATTAAAATCATAGAGAAAATTTTAACCTCTGACTACAATTATAAAAATTATCCAGCACAAAATATCGGAACGAAACTTAACCCTTCCCTATGGATTTTAGATAAAGAGGCAAGTAAAAAAATCTATTTGTATTAAACAAAAAGCTAATTTATTAAAAGACACTAAATTTGAATAAAACTCATGATTTTTTAGAAAACAGATTTAGATAAATCAATCGACGAAATTCTCTCTTTCGATCATAATTTATTTACAAATGTTAGTACTTGGAATTGAAACAACATGTGATGAGACAGGAATAGCTCTTGTTTCAA contains:
- a CDS encoding DoxX family protein; translated protein: MGKKTKKIWFKHLYYGIIQAENFLGHLLLFIIRFYWGGLLTLMGFGKFTNPVIFADFLSLFSIPAPLFIAYLIASFEIIGGISLFIGCFSRISAIFMIFLFIGIYLVAYQEALMTIFSNPSLFIHEEPFLYLYSTLIICCFGPGFISIDYWIEKKPGKIKSINQS
- the kdsB gene encoding 3-deoxy-manno-octulosonate cytidylyltransferase, whose product is MTSNQVVGIIPARWNSTRFPGKPLIDILGKSLIKRTYEKALKSSRLNSLLVATDDHRIYDHVKDFGGNVCMTSISCPTGTDRVSEAIKISQSNPSIVVSIQGDEPCFDPTTIDTLIEQMQKTDDAVVTTPVTKITNPHDILNSGIVKCVFDYLNRALYFSRAPIPFSVKSRTVDNYYRHIGIYCFRGSFLEHYVKIKNSRLQNIEDLEQLKILEMGHQIYVSIVKDQGIGVDTPKDLKRIKEILCANISL
- a CDS encoding CTP synthase translates to MRKYIFITGGVVSSLGKGLTLASIAMLLEKKGLQIAMLKLDPYLNVDPGTMNPFEHGEVYVTDDGTEADLDLGHYYRYTNALLSRDSTATTGQIYDTVIKQERQGDYLGRTVQVIPHITEEIKKRIKNCGQVAGAQVVLIEIGGTVGDIESLPFLEAIRQFRYDYQNDCLNIHMTYVPYLKAAGEVKTKPTQHSVQTLRGIGILPDLILCRCENPLSSEIKEKISLFCNIPYGAVFDEVDVKNTIYEVPIMLHKQGVTEIICRKLNLESPKIDLCDWEKIIKKVKKTKETLTVGIVGKYLQHQDAYKSLFEALHHAAIAVEYNLKIQTIEADRITEFEGCDGYLVPGGFGPRGWEGKILAAKYCREKNIPFFGICFGMQVLVVEFARHVLGLIEANSVEIDPLTKDPIISLLNEQKTKDHLGGTMRLGSYPCSLKEGSKTYQAYGEKKIFERHRHRYEFNNQYKNLAEKHGLLVSGIFEKENLCEAVEIQNHPWMIGVQFHPEFKSRPTKPHPLFLDFMKSMIKYHEKTHSKH
- the ruvX gene encoding Holliday junction resolvase RuvX → MKKRIVSIDYGLKRIGLAISDENQIIAMPIGLILATSDIRETIDRILEKLKSYEIEKFLVGYPLHLNGKSSTLTDQVNLFIVLLKEVVNSPVTRIDERLSTLQAERLMKDRGMSRKKRVKIIDAMSAAVLLQSHLGY
- the zwf gene encoding glucose-6-phosphate dehydrogenase translates to MAKDSSIISQTRPLLFNQNKELIFTNPLLSETKSERIIDPCIIVIFGATGDLTARKLFPALYNLKREGQLPMHFACVGFARRKKSNETFRKEMHDAVSQFSRVKPLDEDLWSSFMNQIFYLTSNFDEEAGYESLSQLLLHLDKKLGTQGNRVFYLSTQPSFFPKIIKNLSLHRLIYDSNKEKEKFSRVIIEKPFGHDYKSGIALQEFILNHLVEDQIYRIDHYLGKETVQNILVFRFANSIFEALWNNHYIDHVQITVAEEIGIGSRGAFYEEAGILRDIVQNHLMQLICLTAMEPPAVLSTEAIRDEKVKILKALRPIDMNNFNNYVVRGQYGSGYINGICAPGYREENNVSPKSHIETYVALKLYIDNWRWGGVPFYLRAGKRLPKRTTEIAVNFKKVPRILFSQEGSINTNNVLIIRIQPNEGIALRINCKVPGPSSPIQPVKMDFRYGSYFGLTPPEAYERLICDCMLGDGTLFARGDEVLTSWKWITPILERWSENPPTDFPNYPSGSWGPKESDEMMTHDGHRWRLI
- a CDS encoding glucose-6-phosphate dehydrogenase assembly protein OpcA — encoded protein: MVVSKNPIELTDINQELNQLWDKEQGKNTTRASLFTLIVYVSKNTKLNSSETLIKSVISKFPCRIILVIRSDDQKETYLRTSIASETVSQGEFQIFCEIIKIEVAGPLIERVAFIITPQILPDLPVYLLWRYNPAIENLILPALERIADRIIFDPESTYHLQRYAQVVSSFLNQFHCRIGDLKWSKISGWRHLFVQVFDHSDALKKLLESKVIQIFYNKKKSEYQEHTEIEAAYLQAWIATRLNWKFQAIEIKKNQIYLTYFNQGKIVTIIMIPEYLPVLAPGMITKIEIESVKNQSRYIFKHHPETRQVFIEYADQNYCDIPICMYLPEVSEGQEIIEEIFHPSVDFHYYEILQLLQSISWES
- the pgl gene encoding 6-phosphogluconolactonase codes for the protein MKKNIVCDERRLIQIPGNYDQTILFAVDKWIEYANESIKDHNFFSVALSGGTTPKAIFQKLVNQAHLIDWSKIYVFWSDERSVLPCHPESNYRMAMEESGLEKLPIPKNQIYRMVAESDIERNATNYEKIIQRVLGTHPFDLIMLGLGDDGHTASLFPNTQGLIAKDQLIVANYIPQKNTWRMTMTYKCINSARHTCMYVLGSKKIKIIEKILTSDYNYKNYPAQNIGTKLNPSLWILDKEASKKIYLY